A genomic segment from Rahnella aceris encodes:
- a CDS encoding ABC transporter permease, with product MQSFNASPREFVASAVRNRALIYNLVKREVVGRYKGSMLGILWSFFNPVFMLAVYTFVFSVVFNARWAGGGQSKTEFALILFAGLIVFNLFADCFNRAPGLVLANANYVKKVVFPLEILPWVSVGSALFHAMISIIVWVIFYIFVVGVPHLTILLLPITIIPLVLLSVGVSWALASLGVYLRDVSQLVAVLTTVLMFLSPIFFPIEALPEHYRPLLKMNPLAPAIAEMRDVLYFGGIPKISSFCIYFAACSLVAWLGFAWFQKTRKGFADVL from the coding sequence ATGCAATCTTTCAACGCGTCCCCCCGAGAATTCGTGGCAAGCGCTGTACGCAACCGAGCATTAATTTATAACCTGGTCAAAAGGGAAGTTGTTGGGCGATATAAAGGCTCAATGCTGGGTATACTTTGGTCGTTTTTTAACCCTGTATTTATGCTGGCCGTTTATACCTTCGTTTTTAGTGTCGTATTTAATGCGAGATGGGCAGGTGGTGGTCAGTCAAAAACAGAATTTGCACTTATACTGTTTGCAGGGCTAATAGTTTTCAATTTATTTGCAGACTGTTTCAATCGTGCGCCGGGTCTGGTACTTGCTAATGCTAACTATGTTAAAAAAGTTGTTTTCCCTTTAGAAATCCTTCCTTGGGTGTCGGTCGGTTCAGCACTATTTCATGCAATGATCAGCATCATCGTCTGGGTCATCTTCTACATTTTCGTCGTCGGAGTTCCGCATTTAACTATTCTGTTACTCCCGATAACAATTATTCCATTAGTTCTGCTTTCTGTTGGTGTGAGCTGGGCTCTGGCATCCCTGGGTGTTTATTTACGCGACGTTTCACAACTTGTTGCGGTACTGACGACAGTCCTGATGTTTTTATCGCCAATTTTCTTCCCTATTGAAGCATTGCCGGAACATTATCGTCCTTTATTGAAGATGAATCCGCTGGCACCCGCTATCGCTGAAATGCGCGACGTTCTGTACTTCGGTGGGATCCCAAAGATCAGTTCTTTCTGCATTTATTTTGCAGCTTGTAGCCTGGTAGCCTGGCTCGGTTTTGCATGGTTCCAAAAAACAAGAAAGGGGTTTGCCGATGTCTTGTAA